A genomic window from Desulfonatronovibrio magnus includes:
- a CDS encoding response regulator: MPGKLDEIYVKTLIVDDDPEHAEVFCDLISDLKLTISIANSGQEALSLLQKQKFQIVLTDLIMPGMNGMELMHQILVHHPAMIVIMITGSGDLQGAVRAMQLGAFSYFSKTGEPEDLRKEIRKAMEIINLRKQVAQHVPAKLALPLSDHNNSTAPPVSLKQARRMAEAVHIRNVLIQVSGNKTQAASILGITYRQLLNRLKDLEL, encoded by the coding sequence ATGCCCGGCAAACTGGACGAAATTTACGTCAAAACCTTAATTGTTGATGACGACCCTGAACATGCTGAAGTATTCTGTGATTTAATTTCAGACTTGAAGTTGACCATTTCCATAGCCAACAGCGGCCAAGAAGCCCTGAGCTTATTACAGAAACAAAAATTTCAGATAGTACTTACCGATCTGATCATGCCGGGCATGAACGGTATGGAGTTGATGCACCAGATTTTGGTTCACCATCCAGCCATGATTGTAATCATGATAACGGGTTCAGGTGACTTGCAGGGAGCAGTAAGGGCCATGCAGCTCGGTGCTTTTTCATATTTCAGCAAGACCGGGGAGCCAGAAGATTTACGTAAAGAAATCCGCAAGGCCATGGAAATCATTAATTTGCGGAAACAAGTGGCACAACATGTTCCCGCAAAACTTGCTTTGCCATTGTCAGACCATAATAACTCAACAGCGCCACCAGTCTCCCTGAAACAAGCCAGACGCATGGCTGAAGCAGTTCACATCAGAAATGTATTGATACAGGTTAGCGGCAACAAAACACAGGCTGCCAGCATTCTGGGTATTACCTACCGACAGCTTTTAAACAGGCTCAAGGATCTGGAGCTTTAA